The following proteins are encoded in a genomic region of Arachis stenosperma cultivar V10309 chromosome 4, arast.V10309.gnm1.PFL2, whole genome shotgun sequence:
- the LOC130975330 gene encoding uncharacterized protein LOC130975330 — protein sequence MGATPFHHSILEVWLPKHFEKPTDMRYDGTQDPQEHLTAFEARMNLEWVGDEVRCHAFPVTLAGPAIRWFNSLPQGSIARFSDISRTFLAQFTTQIVKVKHPINLLGVTQRPGEPTRKYLDRFNDECLEIDGLTDSVATLCLTNRLLNEDFRKHLTTKSVWTMHEIQSVAMEYINDEEVSQVVAANKQQPSYNQPRQHGGGERQKEHARNGGPGKTSRPFTRVGKFTNYTHLTVPS from the coding sequence ATGGGAGCAACCCCCTTCCACCATTCCATCCTCGAGGTCTGGCTACCAAAGCACTTTGAAAAGCCGACGGATATGAGGTACGATGGAACTCAAGACCCACAGGAGCATCTAACGGCCTTCGAGGCCAGAATGAATTTGGAGTGGGTAGGCGATGAAGTCAGGTGTCACGCTTTCCCGGTCACCCTGGCAGGACCTGCAATACGGTGGTTTAATAGCCTCCCGCAAGGTTCTATCGCCAGGTTCTCGGACATTAGCCGCACTTTCTTGGCCCAATTCACTACCCAAATCGTGAAGGTGAAACACCCAATCAACTTACTCGGGGTGACACAAAGGCCCGGCGAGCCGACCAGAAAATATTTGGACCGATTCAATGATGAGTGTTTGGAGATTGACGGCCTAACCGACTCGGTGGCCACTTTGTGTTTGACGAACAGACTTCTGAATGAGGATTTCAGGAAGCATCTCACCACGAAGTCAGTGTGGACGATGCATGAGATCCAAAGCGTAGCCATGGAATATATCAACGATGAAGAAGTCAGTCAAGTCGTGGCTGCCAACAAGCAGCAGCCCTCCTATAATCAACCTCGGCAGCACGGTGGCGGAGAAAGGCAGAAGGAGCACGCAAGAAACGGCGGTCCGGGCAAGACATCCAGGCCGTTTACTAGAGTCGGGAAGTTCACCAATTACACCCATCTCACCGTCCCATCATAG